The Rhodocytophaga rosea genome has a segment encoding these proteins:
- a CDS encoding LemA family protein, whose product MKKGFLFTIGAFILLISFSGCGYNGMVSREENVSGKWAQVQNAYQRRADLIPNLVNTVKGAANFERETLTEVINARAKATSININSADSLTPERIQQFQQAQDALSSSLSRLLVTVERYPDLKSNQNFLELQAQLEGTENRISVERKNFNDAVQEYNTHIRSFPNNLTAGMFGFERKGFFEAQAGADKAPTVEF is encoded by the coding sequence ATGAAAAAAGGATTTCTTTTCACAATAGGCGCTTTCATACTGTTAATATCTTTTTCAGGCTGCGGATATAATGGTATGGTAAGCCGCGAGGAAAATGTTTCCGGTAAATGGGCGCAAGTGCAAAATGCCTACCAACGCCGGGCAGACCTGATTCCTAATCTGGTGAATACAGTGAAAGGAGCAGCCAACTTTGAACGGGAAACCCTGACAGAAGTAATAAATGCCCGTGCAAAAGCTACTTCTATCAACATCAACAGTGCAGATAGCCTGACTCCCGAACGGATTCAACAGTTTCAGCAGGCACAGGATGCCCTGAGTTCTTCTTTATCGAGGTTGCTCGTAACAGTAGAACGTTATCCGGATTTGAAATCTAATCAGAACTTTCTTGAATTACAGGCACAGCTCGAAGGTACAGAGAACCGGATTTCTGTAGAACGGAAAAACTTCAATGATGCGGTTCAGGAATATAATACGCATATCCGGAGTTTCCCGAATAATCTGACAGCCGGGATGTTTGGGTTCGAACGAAAAGGATTTTTCGAAGCGCAGGCCGGAGCCGATAAAGCGCCAACAGTTGAGTTTTAA